A single Diceros bicornis minor isolate mBicDic1 chromosome 7, mDicBic1.mat.cur, whole genome shotgun sequence DNA region contains:
- the LOC131408759 gene encoding tripartite motif-containing protein 5-like isoform X3, with amino-acid sequence MASGILVNIKNEVTCPICLELLTKPLSLRCGHSFCQVCIKTHDKESRIGQGGESSCPVCRTPYQPGKLRRNWPMANIAERFREVKLNLEEEQKGDLCVRHGEKLLFFCKEDGKVLCWLCERAKEHRGHHTFLMEDVAQEYQEKLQAALERLKNEQQEAEKLEADVREERTSWKNQIRCDTQRIQAEFYQMRSILNSEEQKELHKLKNEEGDILRNLAKAEKKLVRQSQLVRALISDVEHRLQGSTMKMLQDVNGILERADRGPVLLG; translated from the exons ATGGCTTCAGGAATCCTGGTGAACATAAAGAACGAGGTGACCTGCCCCATCTGCCTGGAGCTCCTGACAAAACCCCTGAGCCTACGCTGTGGCCACAGCTTCTGTCAAGTCTGCATCAAGACACACGACAAAGAGTCCAGGATTGGCCAAGGAGGAGAGAGCAGCTGCCCTGTTTGCCGAACCCCTTACCAGCCCGGGAAACTGCGGCGTAATTGGCCCATGGCCAACATAGCGGAGAGGTTCAGGGAGGTCAAGTTAAACCTGGAGGAGGAACAAAAGGGAGATCTCTGTGTGCGCCATGGAGAGAAACTCCTGTTCTTCTGTAAGGAGGATGGGAAGGTCCTTTGCTGGCTTTGCGAGAGGGCTAAGGAGCACCGTGGTCACCACACATTCCTCATGGAGGATGTTGCCCAGGAATATCAG GAGAAGCTCCAGGCAGCTCTGGAGAGGCTGAAGAATGAGCAGCAAGAAGCTGAGAAGTTGGAAGCTGATGTCAGAGAAGAGAGAACTTCCTGGAAG AATCAAATACGATGTGACACACAACGTATCCAGGCAGAGTTTTATCAAATGAGAAGTATCCTGAACTCTGAGGAGCAGAAGGAGCTGCATAagctgaagaatgaggagggagaTATTCTACGTAACCTGGCCAAGGCTGAGAAAAAGCTGGTCCGGCAAAGCCAGTTGGTGAGAGCTCTCATCTCAGATGTGGAGCATCGGTTGCAGGGGTCAACAATGAAAATGCTGCAG gATGTGAATGGCATCTTGGAAAG AGCTGACAGAGGTCCAGTGCTACTGGGGTAA
- the LOC131408759 gene encoding E3 ubiquitin-protein ligase TRIM22-like isoform X2, whose protein sequence is MASGILVNIKNEVTCPICLELLTKPLSLRCGHSFCQVCIKTHDKESRIGQGGESSCPVCRTPYQPGKLRRNWPMANIAERFREVKLNLEEEQKGDLCVRHGEKLLFFCKEDGKVLCWLCERAKEHRGHHTFLMEDVAQEYQEKLQAALERLKNEQQEAEKLEADVREERTSWKNQIRCDTQRIQAEFYQMRSILNSEEQKELHKLKNEEGDILRNLAKAEKKLVRQSQLVRALISDVEHRLQGSTMKMLQDVNGILERSETLTLKKPKTFPVEQRRVSRASDLIGKLQVFKVDVMLNPVKSCSNVIISADKRKVMLRRVLEVFNMNPCNFSTFDILGHQCFSSGKYYWEVDVSRKIAWIMGVYSEISSFDISRISVFIFGHSENYPNIYSKYGPQNGYWVIGLQNESEYSAFEDSSTCDPQIVTLSMAVPPCRVGVFLDYEAGTVSFFNVTNHGSLIYKFSKCRFSRTVYPYFNPWNCPTAMTLCPPSS, encoded by the exons ATGGCTTCAGGAATCCTGGTGAACATAAAGAACGAGGTGACCTGCCCCATCTGCCTGGAGCTCCTGACAAAACCCCTGAGCCTACGCTGTGGCCACAGCTTCTGTCAAGTCTGCATCAAGACACACGACAAAGAGTCCAGGATTGGCCAAGGAGGAGAGAGCAGCTGCCCTGTTTGCCGAACCCCTTACCAGCCCGGGAAACTGCGGCGTAATTGGCCCATGGCCAACATAGCGGAGAGGTTCAGGGAGGTCAAGTTAAACCTGGAGGAGGAACAAAAGGGAGATCTCTGTGTGCGCCATGGAGAGAAACTCCTGTTCTTCTGTAAGGAGGATGGGAAGGTCCTTTGCTGGCTTTGCGAGAGGGCTAAGGAGCACCGTGGTCACCACACATTCCTCATGGAGGATGTTGCCCAGGAATATCAG GAGAAGCTCCAGGCAGCTCTGGAGAGGCTGAAGAATGAGCAGCAAGAAGCTGAGAAGTTGGAAGCTGATGTCAGAGAAGAGAGAACTTCCTGGAAG AATCAAATACGATGTGACACACAACGTATCCAGGCAGAGTTTTATCAAATGAGAAGTATCCTGAACTCTGAGGAGCAGAAGGAGCTGCATAagctgaagaatgaggagggagaTATTCTACGTAACCTGGCCAAGGCTGAGAAAAAGCTGGTCCGGCAAAGCCAGTTGGTGAGAGCTCTCATCTCAGATGTGGAGCATCGGTTGCAGGGGTCAACAATGAAAATGCTGCAG gATGTGAATGGCATCTTGGAAAG GAGTGAGACCCTGACTCTGAAGAAGCCAAAAACTTTTCCTGTGGAACAAAGGAGAGTGTCCCGAGCTTCTGATCTGATAGGGAAACTGCAAGTGTTTAAAG TGGACGTGATGCTGAACCCAGTGAAGTCCTGTTCGAACGTTATTATATCTGCGGACAAGAGAAAAGTGATGCTTCGTCGTGTTTTAGAGGTTTTTAACATGAATCCATGTAATTTTTCTACTTTTGATATCTTGGGCCACCAATGTTTCTCCTCAGGGAAATATTACTGGGAAGTAGATGTGTCTAGGAAGATTGCCTGGATCATGGGAGTATACAGTGAAATAAGTAGCTTTGATATAAGTAGgatttctgtgtttatttttggCCACAGTGAAAATTATCCAAATATTTACTCCAAATATGGACCTCAAAATGGCTACTGGGTTATAGGGTTACAGAATGAATCTGAGTACAGTGCCTTTGAGGACTCTTCCACCTGTGACCCCCAGATCGTGACTCTTTCCATGGCTGTTCCTCCTTGTCGTGTTGGGGTTTTCCTAGACTATGAAGCAGGCACTGTCTCATTTTTCAATGTCACGAACCATGGGTCACTcatttacaagttttctaaatgtCGCTTTTCTCGTACTGTTTATCCTTATTTCAATCCTTGGAACTGTCCAACTGCCATGACTCTGTGCCCACCGAGCTCCTGA
- the LOC131408759 gene encoding E3 ubiquitin-protein ligase TRIM22-like isoform X1 produces MASGILVNIKNEVTCPICLELLTKPLSLRCGHSFCQVCIKTHDKESRIGQGGESSCPVCRTPYQPGKLRRNWPMANIAERFREVKLNLEEEQKGDLCVRHGEKLLFFCKEDGKVLCWLCERAKEHRGHHTFLMEDVAQEYQEKLQAALERLKNEQQEAEKLEADVREERTSWKNQIRCDTQRIQAEFYQMRSILNSEEQKELHKLKNEEGDILRNLAKAEKKLVRQSQLVRALISDVEHRLQGSTMKMLQDVNGILERSETLTLKKPKTFPVEQRRVSRASDLIGKLQVFKELTEVQCYWVDVMLNPVKSCSNVIISADKRKVMLRRVLEVFNMNPCNFSTFDILGHQCFSSGKYYWEVDVSRKIAWIMGVYSEISSFDISRISVFIFGHSENYPNIYSKYGPQNGYWVIGLQNESEYSAFEDSSTCDPQIVTLSMAVPPCRVGVFLDYEAGTVSFFNVTNHGSLIYKFSKCRFSRTVYPYFNPWNCPTAMTLCPPSS; encoded by the exons ATGGCTTCAGGAATCCTGGTGAACATAAAGAACGAGGTGACCTGCCCCATCTGCCTGGAGCTCCTGACAAAACCCCTGAGCCTACGCTGTGGCCACAGCTTCTGTCAAGTCTGCATCAAGACACACGACAAAGAGTCCAGGATTGGCCAAGGAGGAGAGAGCAGCTGCCCTGTTTGCCGAACCCCTTACCAGCCCGGGAAACTGCGGCGTAATTGGCCCATGGCCAACATAGCGGAGAGGTTCAGGGAGGTCAAGTTAAACCTGGAGGAGGAACAAAAGGGAGATCTCTGTGTGCGCCATGGAGAGAAACTCCTGTTCTTCTGTAAGGAGGATGGGAAGGTCCTTTGCTGGCTTTGCGAGAGGGCTAAGGAGCACCGTGGTCACCACACATTCCTCATGGAGGATGTTGCCCAGGAATATCAG GAGAAGCTCCAGGCAGCTCTGGAGAGGCTGAAGAATGAGCAGCAAGAAGCTGAGAAGTTGGAAGCTGATGTCAGAGAAGAGAGAACTTCCTGGAAG AATCAAATACGATGTGACACACAACGTATCCAGGCAGAGTTTTATCAAATGAGAAGTATCCTGAACTCTGAGGAGCAGAAGGAGCTGCATAagctgaagaatgaggagggagaTATTCTACGTAACCTGGCCAAGGCTGAGAAAAAGCTGGTCCGGCAAAGCCAGTTGGTGAGAGCTCTCATCTCAGATGTGGAGCATCGGTTGCAGGGGTCAACAATGAAAATGCTGCAG gATGTGAATGGCATCTTGGAAAG GAGTGAGACCCTGACTCTGAAGAAGCCAAAAACTTTTCCTGTGGAACAAAGGAGAGTGTCCCGAGCTTCTGATCTGATAGGGAAACTGCAAGTGTTTAAAG AGCTGACAGAGGTCCAGTGCTACTGGG TGGACGTGATGCTGAACCCAGTGAAGTCCTGTTCGAACGTTATTATATCTGCGGACAAGAGAAAAGTGATGCTTCGTCGTGTTTTAGAGGTTTTTAACATGAATCCATGTAATTTTTCTACTTTTGATATCTTGGGCCACCAATGTTTCTCCTCAGGGAAATATTACTGGGAAGTAGATGTGTCTAGGAAGATTGCCTGGATCATGGGAGTATACAGTGAAATAAGTAGCTTTGATATAAGTAGgatttctgtgtttatttttggCCACAGTGAAAATTATCCAAATATTTACTCCAAATATGGACCTCAAAATGGCTACTGGGTTATAGGGTTACAGAATGAATCTGAGTACAGTGCCTTTGAGGACTCTTCCACCTGTGACCCCCAGATCGTGACTCTTTCCATGGCTGTTCCTCCTTGTCGTGTTGGGGTTTTCCTAGACTATGAAGCAGGCACTGTCTCATTTTTCAATGTCACGAACCATGGGTCACTcatttacaagttttctaaatgtCGCTTTTCTCGTACTGTTTATCCTTATTTCAATCCTTGGAACTGTCCAACTGCCATGACTCTGTGCCCACCGAGCTCCTGA